ttattttcagGAAGCTGGAGGAACATTTTAAGGGTCTGGGTGCTCCACCCAATTCTTGAGCAAAATGTATGGGCTTATCTCAGTCAAAAGACCTGTTCATTGTTGCCTCATTATGAAACAATCTATGTGAACTCATCTTGAGTGTAAGATTGAGGTTTGTATCATTTTCTGAATGGACTGGGACTGATAATTCACCCCTGGTCTATGTGACTAGGCAAAAACTTGCTGATTTAAATTGTACTAAGGACAGAGCCAAGATTTTCCACAAGTTTTGATGTATCATTCTTGATGGGTTTGGAATGAGTACAGAAACCTGGTGTGCAAGAGCTGAGGTATTGTTGGGTGGAGTCTGCCCAATGAGAGGTATCTTAATACTTGCCTAAGATGTGAGCAGGCTTCTTTGCACCAAGTCTATAGATTACTACCCTGTTACCTGATCTGAAAGATTTTACAGCATTTTGGATCAGCATTTTGATCCATTAACTTTGGGTAATATGTAGCGAACAGGTTCCACCATTCTATTTCACTGTGTTAGGATGATTGATGAACATGATTTTCTGACCTCAGTTTCTCTGGCTACTTGTTCAACAATTCCACACATGGTTCTTAAGTAGGACACCACGTCTCGAGGCTAGGTCCATAAACCACTGTCATAAAAATTCTGAGTCAGATGTGTTATCAAACATAAGAGTTATAAATGAGGAAAGAAAGTATTTATGGTTTCAACACACAAGGGATAGAGCTCAAATTCAGTCTCGGAACAGCATACTGATAGTTGGAGTTGTTCCTTGTTTTTGCTAAGTACACCAGCTCCAATTTCAGTATAAAGGGTGCAATAAAAGATTTAGTGTGACAGCACACATTTAATGGCAATATATTTTGACTGGGTTTGATAGATCATACCTGAGCTCAGAGCTTTGGACTTGTGTTCCTGCTTATCCAATGTGGAGGACTGGGTTTGAGTGGCTGGGGGTCCAGAGATGGTGATATGGGCGGTGCCAGGTGAGGCACCCGTGGTGCTGTCAGGTGAGGTACcgttggtgttggtggtggtggtgccaGGTGAGGTAccagtggtggtgggggaggtgACAGGTGAGGCACCCGTGGTGCTGTCAGGTGAGGTACcgttggtgttggtggtggtggtgccaGGTGAGGTAccagtggtggtgggggaggtgACAGGTGAGGCACCCGTGGTGCTGTCAGGTGAGGTACCattggtgttggtggtggtggtgtcagCTGAGGTACCAATGGTGTTGGTGGGGGAGGTGCCAGGTGAGGTACCATTGGTGTTGGTGGGAGGGGTGACAGGTGAGGTACTAGTGGTGGTGTCAGCTGAGGTACcagtggtgttggtggtggtggtgccaGGTGAGGTAccagtggtggtgggggaggtgACAGGTGAGGTATCAGTGGTGTTGGTGGGAGGGGTGACAGGTGAGCCACTAGTGGTGGTGTCAGCTGAGGTACcagtggtgttggtggtggtggtgccaGGTGAGGTAccagtggtggtgggggaggtgACAGGTGAAGTATCAGTGGTGTTGGTGGGGGAGGTGCCAGGTGAGGTACTATTGGCGTTGGTGGGAGGGGTGACAGGTGAGGTACCATTGGTGTTGGTGGGAGGGGTGACAGGTGAGGTaccagtggtggtggtgggggtttGAGTTGTTCCGGTGCCTACGTTTGTGCTGCCTATTTTGGTTGTCTTCCCTGGATCTCCCTGGGTGGAAAATGGTGAAGAAGATGGTGTagcttctgtttctgctgtaaatgCATGGCTCAACAGTAGACCTGCAATTCAAGATAAAAAGTGGGTGTGCATTCCCAAATAGTGTCAATCATTGTAAGAACATACAACAATGGCTGGGTCTCAGGAGGCCATTTGAAAGAGTGATTTATCTGTAAATTTATGATgtcagttgttttatttatatcaatTACCCTGTTTATTAATTATTAGAAAATGTTGTACTCCATAGCTCACACAGTTTTACCAGAAAAATCCAATTTAACAAAAATGTTATAATGCTATTAATTGCATTAAAGTAAATATAGGATCCAGTTTTGTTTATGGTTGACCAAATGGCAGCTATCAGTGATGTCACCAGTTGGTGTCAGTGGGATTGAAAAGATCCTCAAAATATTCTCTCAACTGTCTGACAATGTCCCGAGTTGAGGTCAACAGCTCCCCGCCACCAGTAAATAGTCTTGGCTGGGAACTTTATGCCACACGATTTGCCAGAACTTCTTCACCACCAATAACCAGATTTCTCGTCCGGGAATTAGGTTGCCCAGATGTCTGCCCATTACTGCCACCCAAACCACACTGCACGGGAAGGTAGACCCACATTGCTCTTTCAGGCTGAGCCCTGCCAGGTTACATGGACAAAGACCTGGCCACCTAGTGCTTGCCTCGCTTCAGGAAGGGGCCCCAGTAGCGCCAATCTAGGtgacaaaactgtttttttgttgtttttttttttttgtttaaaatccATGAAGGGTTTCAGAATGTGTTTGTCATGGTTCCGgttcaagcttttattttgaagttgcattctgtttcctgtgttgtgtttttatattgtcttttctgtttcagggtTGGATGGGTGCAGGTGTGCTGAGCCTGATTACCCTCTGTATTTAAGACCCAGTCTCCACTGCCATCATTGTCAGAACTTTGTGTTTCGCtccctgcttttctttgtcgGCTCCGTACGTTGTATTCTATTACCTCCACAATTTCTACGACTATTTGTGTTCCTCGTTCTAAATTAgagactttttttgttgttagcTTCTTCCTGAACTGCCTAGTAGTTCTAGTGATTTACTCTTTATAACTTTTAGTACGTTGCCTAATGTTGTTAGTTATTCTATGTTTAATACATTGTTTATCTCTCCTTGTGGTGCTAGAGATTTTACATTGAAACTTTCTCTTTTGACCCTGGAGTCTGCAGcacttttagtttttctttatttatctgtgGTCTACTTTCCTCAGAGCTCAGTCACCGCTGCATCTAGGTCAGTATTGCCTATGTTTAGCAATTACATACAATATATGCATAATGTTCAGGTATCCACAGTCTTTTAACCATATAAATATtacatcaacatttaaaaatatacttttGTCTTCTGACAATCTGATACTAGGTATTTCTTTCAAATCCCCAAAGAACCCACAATAATTTTATaccaccaacataaaaaaattaaatatttaataaagtaAAGCAAGTTGTTATGTCtgagttgtttttaaaaaataaacttgacaGGTGCGTATCTAACAAGACAATCGAATTGCATGGTATGAAGCACAACCATGCGAGACATAGTTTTGTCATCAGGGTTATTGTGAACAGGAAATAATAGCAGCAATCTCTATGTCTCTATGTTAGCATTGTACCATTGTCACAGTTTTAAATTGAGTCACTGCgccagaaataaataaaaaggcctGTGGCAGAGattctcatttattcattgttaTTCCAAAGATAGTTTAACTAATTAAACGTTATACAGTTATGAAAGACGTGTGTCACTAACCGCATGTGTCACCGAGCTCaatcaaagtgaaaaatcaGAAAGCCAGCGGAAATACATCATGCGCATTCTCTttcaatgaaacaaacaacaaaagaaaatgggtTTTCAGTGACGCTGAATCAAACTTTACAGTTGTGTGACCTGAACATCCATCAGAAAGTGAACCTGTGACACCATCTTTAAAGCAGTCTAGAAATTCTGATCCTAAATCTTTCATAACTAGTATTGCAAATGTCATGAAATAAACCTGATGTTTCTGAACAGGAAATTATGTCactcaaacagaaacatgaattCAATTGTTCAGATCTTCAACAATTATCTATTAAATTTCTGCAATAGAGCCTTCGCATAAATCACAATCTAGATGGTAGTTCACGTGGTTGTTAACTTTTTAATGTTGGTGAGGTTTACCcacctcattcattcattcattcattcattcatcttctacggCTTATCCGTTTGCGAGGGGTgttggaaccaatcccagccacATTGGGGACGGGCTGGGTACACCCTTGACAGGTCACCAgtacatcacagggccaacgcacagagacagacagagaccaacaaccactcacactcacacagacagtttagagtcaccaattaacccaaacatggtgtctttggatagtgggaggaaacccatgcaggcatgggtagaacaaactccacacagaaaggacccagggcagggaactgaacctgcaacctccttgttgtgggtCAATAACGCTAATCATTATGCCACTGGCTGCCCCACAACACACTTTGAAAATCTTGCTTCTGAATAACATTTATTGATGCTAAGACATTTGCTGTAAAGTCAATAATTACTCACACAGTAGAGATACAGGTAGCTCACTCTAGTTAGGAAACAAAGCAGCACGcatttatttcagcatttactTACATGTTATCAGATTTGACAGGCTGACTCTCATCATCGTGTTCCTTTTACTGTATTTATCTCCACAAACAGTTGTCCGCGGCTCTGTGCTCCCTGTGGACAGTcgtagtgtgtgcgtgtgtctgttaGTGGATAACTTCCTGTGACTGTAGGTCACTGATTGTAAAAGCTTGGGGGGCAGGGCTACACAATCACTGAGTAACATTCAAACCTCAGGGCAGCAGAAAGATCTAAAAACCGACGCCCACACAAAGTTAATAAATAAGTGTGTTGGTTGATTATTTTGATAAATCTAATCGCAAATTCTGTACTTTAAATGAACCAGTGAGCTTTCATTATCTCACGTTTTTATTGGTGCCATTGTTCTATGAGACAACTGGATCAATTCATTGTTGCAAAATCGTATTCTATTCTTCTTATAATTTAGTTTTCAGTTCATGTAGATATGATGGATTAGATCATGatagttattttgttttcctgtttttgtgttttttttgacATGTTGTAAGTTTGAGTCTGTGCCAGCAGAGTGCAGCATAACCATTTAGTTGAATAATTGTAATAAATACGTATTAAAAAAACCCATCAGAATTTAAACACAAGTCTAGTTGAGTAGTtcctgaaacacaaatataatgAGTAAAAAATTAACCATTGTCTTATTCAACTGCTCTATTAGAAAACAAGGCCTGACCTTTGAGAGCTGATCTGAGATGTTGCTATatactgtgtgtttctgagtgtacccatccatccatccatcttctaccgcttttctgtttccggtttgcgggggtgctggagccaatcccagccaatgttccggGCGAGGGGaggggtacactctggacaggtcgccagtccatcacagggccaagacacacagagacagacagagaccaacaaccattcacactcacactcggacctatggacaatttagagtcaccagctaacctaaacatgatttctttggatggtgggagaaaaccggagtacccggaggaaacccacttgAAACCTATTGTGGTACGACAGTGCTAACTACTACGCCGCCGTACTGCCCCTATGTGTACCCTTTAGGCCTAATTTTGTTTAAGCTTTCAACTTAAGTTATTATTTGTGGCAGCAGGGACAAATTTTCTCTATTGGTTGTCACTTGGTGGTCGACCACTTTGGCTGGGACAAAGGAATTTCcatgaaattatgttttttttttttgtatgaattgTATGATCCTCAGGCTTTGGTTCGTAGTAAGCAGTACTGCTGTTGGGTAAATGTTGTGGTGTGTAATCTTGAAGTAGATACCTTGGTCTTGGAAGCAGCAGCTGGGAATGAGAAAGATGAATTAATTGAGTATGTGGCAGGCGATGGTGACACTGGATCATAATCACAACTGTTGTTGTGATCCTATATGTTTCCAGATTGGCTGAGCAAGTAAAAAGTGTGGAGGTGGCACTGGCATGACTGTAGAGGTTAGCTGAAGTTGTAGTGGATACATTAAAGGGTGACAGGGCAGGACCGCTAGCTGTAGAGGGGAAGGCTGTGGTTTTTGTTCAAGCCAAGGATTTTTCTACAAAATCAAGAGACAGCTGTTGATTATATTAGAAGATGTACCTTTGCTGGATGAAAGCAGCAAGCGTATGAATGAAGGGCAATTTTCTACTGCTTTGTCCCATTTGGCAAATGgaataaaagctgtttgtgaCACATCTTGAGCCAAGAAACCACATTCGTGCATACTAATACAGTGAACAAGCTATACAGTATCTTAATCTTGATTGTGGGGGGGGGATTGCTGATACATTTTGTGCAAACATTCACAGGTCCTAAAGAATTACTCACTTGGATGATCCTCTGGAGTGCCAGGAATTAGGTTTTTGCGAAAGTGCTTTAAAGGTTATTGAATGGGTAGTCATCGCATCTGATGCATGCTCCCCTCAGAACTTTAGTAATCCCTGGCCTTTCATCCACAACAACCATCAAAATGATTTGACTaatacaacacacaaacatcccatCAACCtcagtttaatttgtgtttttgatatttaataGATGTTTGGGTCAAAGCCTGCTATGTCAACATACAGAGCTgctggtgtgtctgtgtctgagagAAGACTTTCTTTGTGCATTCGTCTGGGACTCACTGGCTACAACTGAAAGTGTACAATTTTTAAAAGCTATATATATAGTTATTTCATTGctgttttgtgtggtttttcCGATCGAATTGTGTCATGTGACTATTGGTCAATACTGATCATGTGATCACTTGCTAACCTATATTGGAAGCAGCCTAAAGGCGACCATTTTGTACTTGATGTTGGCATGTTTTTATCTATGAAGCAATTAAGTATTAAAGGCTTTTTAATTCACTGCCCTCCTGAATGCCTCAGATCTTTTCAGTAACTTTCAGCAGGTGGAATCCCCATACTGAAGAACACCAGAGGGATACCTGCCTACATGTTTCTACACCCAAGCAGCACTCCATgcatctgtttggtttttgttttttactttagaAGAATTCATCTCATTATGTTTTCGAAAAATTCTGCCCTCTCTTGCTTTAAGGATGAGGGCATTTGTTAGATGAAATTATATTAGGTTTGATTTGCCTTTATTTATCACACAGTGGGGAAATTCACAGTGTTGACAACAACAGTAcacacatcacatacacacgcaTCCATCAGCTGACTGTATAAAAATAGCGAAcggaaataaagaaaaaaatataagacaaataaaaatatagagaAAGCTAGAAAGAAGAATATTACAAACAAGTCAGTAACTGCGCAAATATGTACATGTACTAGGTAAAAAGTACCTATACAAAAGGCAGTGCAGACATGGATAAggatgtgtaaataaataaatagatatgGTGCACATATGGTGTGGTTGTGATGGAATGACAAGGTGTGGTGATCCTGTATTTTGCACATTGTATTTGTTTGGATTTCCGcttcctgtgtttcctgtgttggCTGTGTGCTGTCACCTTCACCTTTTCTCAGAGGCTGCTCCTTCCCCCCATGGCACTGAGGTTGTTTGCTCTCACCTGTCGCTGCTCTGCAAACAAGCCAGGTACAAGACTACTGCAGACACAAGCCTCAGCGCCAGAGTGGCTCTACTCAGCGTGTCCCCTCCTCGTCTCTCACCAGCCCTTATACCCAGCACTCTTTCTCAGAACTGTCTTGTCCCTTGGATATACCCTTTATTGTGTCCCTCACAATAAACCTGTTCAAGCTGTCTCAGTCTGGTTTGCATTCTGGGTTCAAACATATCAAGTCATCACACAAGGTACACCAGAATAGCACACAGAGACCACTAGCACGTATGATGCTATTGGTCTGCGGGGGAGCAGAGCTGGTTGTTGAACAATATTATACACATTTAAAGTCAGTTGAATGACCAGCATGACTGACCAGCAAGCTGCCAACCCTGTGTGGACAGGATAGGCACCTGTCACTGCGAATCACCACACAGGTACTGATCATTTTCATTACCTACTAAATGCTGAGGAACACGAAAAATGCAAATCATCACATATGAGAAGTTGGAATGAATGTTTTGCATGGTTCTCTAATGAAAATCGTGAAAATTATCAAAACTttatctgttttaaaatgactaaTCACTTCAGAACTagttatatgtttatatgtttatatgttaTAAACACAAGTacagacatttaacatttttacagaCATTCCAAGTGAATCCCAGTTGGCAGAGTGCAGCTTGTCATCAGGCTTCATCATTTGaccttgtatttatttttgttttattgtccaTTAAACAgaacgaaaaagaaaaagaaaacaatgtggaTGAGGACATAAGCTATAGCAGAAGTTGTTGAGTATTTTATATGCCAGCAGAGAACAGCATATTCATTTACACACCCTGTTACAAACCCTGTTCTTTCAAAACTGGCCAAATCATTGGAGAAGGAAAACATCATTTGTTACAgtgcatttgtttcattttgtcttgGAAGTCTGTCAGGATTGTATTGACTTGTCCATTAAAGTTCTTTAAGATTCACAGACAGGTcctgaaataataatgaaactaTTTGTTTATCTGGGCTTGGTATCAGTAACAATGACGTCCCTGGAGACGACTGAAAAATACATGTACAGTGTCTGAGTATTTGACTGAGTTTCTGCTAAGGGTTTTGGATTGCATTCAATggtgcaaatgtgtgtgaaatgctCCTATGAGCGTTGTGTTAGAGCCACTGCATCTGCTGCGTCTGTTGACCTTGCTAGGGATAGAGCCAAGCTGCAGTAACCTGACATACACTTGTCCTTTTACTTCTTGTAGTACCGTTGTTTCACATCTCTTCCTCCATGGCCCCTCAGCAGTGCTCCATTTAAAACCATCTGGCCTGGACACAGCCTTGTGTCTGATGCAGATCATGAAACCTGAAAATGGCATACATTACACATGTTGTGTTGCGATATGTtatgtctttctgtttgtttttgacccAGCTTGATGTTTGAAGCAGTATTTTCCATACACTGTTTATAATGAGTCTGTAAACTGAGGCCGGTGCTGAACATGCTTAAAATTGCATTATAGCTAATTTGTTGTAAAAGTCTATCTCTTTTGATTTACtatctcagtaaatgttttcctaatgagtctatggtctctgtctccttttcgAGTGCCCTTCAACACAGCATGATGTTAATTGTTTAAATGATGTTCCCAATTAGAGAAAAATGGACCATACAACAGGGGATGCATTTGGGACGTGGCTACTGTGTCACTGACGGACTTAACCACACAATCAGAATACAGAACAGGTCAGGTCAACCCTCACTCCTCTTCAACTCCACCTTCTGCTCCAAATATTGTTTCTACTGGTTTCAAGCAGTGACacgtgttgttgttttttttttttttcattagtgtAGACACAAGTCAATATAAATAGAAATTTAGTCAGCATTAATGTAATAATACAGAAAAACTAAACCCCTTGAAACCCCTTGTTCCACCTCCTCAGGGGTGAGAAGCTGAGACCAGCAGGAATAAGATCTATAGTGAAATTCTGGCATGCACGCGCttttaaacatttctgctgAAGATCAGTGTTGTGTGCACTGGTAAATGACAACAATGAGATGTTTACATGTAGCTCAGTGTGGGATGAGAATAATGGACAGCTCATGCTGTGACCTTGCTGTAAAAAAActctttctcctccctgctGATTGCCCAATTAATCAGCCTGGCTGCTGATAGCTGTGAATATAGTTATATAGTACAAATGACTGCCGTGCTACTGAAACCTTTGTGGGAAAGGGCAGTGAAGCCTCCTTCAGTTGACGTGGACAATTAACAAGACCTAGAAATCTCAAATTTTTGAGAATAACTGTCATTTTTCCTATGGTTTGCACTGACAGTCTGAACTGTGTGATAGATGATATCTTGAAAGCTTGAGAAGGCAGCAGCTGGAGTTAAATTTCTTCTACTACTGTTTGACAGAGACGGCCCTttagtttttcttcagtttgaaCTGATGCCCACACAGTCATTAGGACCTTTTTTGGAAGAGAACTTTTTGCATTATAGAGCACAAAAGGCGTGTTAGTGCTGCAAAATTCAAAGCGAGTAAAACATTAAAGGGATTTTTCAGGTGCCACTTCATCAGTAGAATAATGAGGGTAATTATCCATTAAGTGGAGAAAGGTCTGTGATTTAAATGGACTGTTTGATTGGGCCTGGAGTTTAGCCGCCACTAGAGTAGGTGCAGAAAAGAGGTACCCCTCTATTTGTATCTTTGCATGTTAACATGTGTGACTCAGTCTATTTATAAAGACACAGTTTGGGGACTCAACTTGGTTTTGGGGACACAAAGCAAATCTAGATAGGGTTagaattttaaattgaaattggTGAAAGTTAGGTTAAGGTTAGCGTAGGTCtccacaaaaataatttaagtgAAAGTTGTGTCCTCTCAAGTTCTGGAAGTATACACACAACATTTTTGGTAATGTTACAAAAGAGTTTGACACAACAAAGAGTGCACAACTCTTTGTTGTCACTCTAGACTTATGTTAAATGAGGATGAGGGTCACGAAAACTGTATGGTCACTTGGTCATCCGGTATTTTGCTGTGGATGAATGTGTGATGGATGATACAACACTAAATTACGAATAGAGTGCTGCAGGATTCGAACACCCTGAATTTGATGAGCATTTTAACACTTCTTGTCCTGAAGTCCGGGGGTGTTTGGGGACATGGCTGAGATAAGGTCTGTGTTAACACAAGTTACAGACAATTTCATACTGCCCTTTACACgcacaagaaaagaaaaaacaggccTCCGTGGTGTACAGACATTCACATGTGTTGAGTGAGCTTGATAACTATAAAAATTgcatcatgtttatgttttgaaCAGATCTTAGCTGTCACCTCGGGATGCTTCTGAACAGCTTTAGACTGTTGTTAACCCACTGTGCTATTATTTTGACTCACCTTTTACATCTCAGTTTGTCTGTCTTGCCTGATGGGTTCATATTTGGACTGATGGGATGACTGTTTTGTGATCATTTAGCTGTTCTTTGTAGGTTAGTTTTCAGAGTTGCAGAAGGACCCCCTTTATTCTGGAGCTCATCAGACAGTCCTATTTTCATCTATTCTGGTTGTTGTGCTTTTACTCGAATTCTCATttgtatgaaatgaaattgcATTGTATTTTTAGTCAGTGTCTAATACACTGCCCTACTGctccaaatatgttttattaCTTCTGCACTAAAATTAGACCCTGACACAGTATTCCTGCTTCTTAAAGTAAGATGtggataaatgaaaaaacaaaccaaaaatagaATTACAACCTGTTTCAGGCAACAACGCATTTTGTCATCAATTTTATATTGATCGTGCTTGAAACATCTATGTCATCACTAGAAACAAATCTGCATCTATATACTTCTTCTTATTCAAAAATAGTCATaattaagataagataaaatagTCCCAGCATGTCTGGGGGAGTTATCCACAGAAAAATCATGTTGTGAAATATAAATTTGTAATATGTAATCCAGTTCAAAGGACTCATGATAACATCCTGTGGGCATTTTTTGTCATTCAAGTCATGTGTTAATCACTATGCATTATGCGTACATCATTGGTCCTTGTAAAGCTGGTTGCTTGACAGTTTCCCCTcttgaatttttatttcctgattcAGAATTATCTCGAAACCAAGCCGACGAATCTGCTTTCCctttcttaaaataaaagaagtccATTAAAAATTAGTTGAGGTGAATCAAACAACCAAAGCTCATTCAGTCCTGATGAGCAAATTTCCTTCCCTGTAGGTTATCTGACACATCATACAGCATGCAATATTGTTGGTCTTCACAGTCAATTCATCCCCTTAATTTGGCTGCTTCAGTCTCAGCCACACTAACGTGATCAGCCGCTGACTTTTCACAGCATTATTCTGCATACTGTACACTGTTAAATCATAATCCACATTTCCATGCCGGAGTGTATGATTTGCATTTATATTGATGGGAGGAACGTGGCGGTTGATGAAAGGGCATCTGTGGCAGCTGCAGCCTGGCCATGATCACATAAAATGGCATATTGGATCACCAAGGTGCCTTTTGGCCTCCCTGACTGAGCTAAagctataatttttttttcccaattccTTTTTCACACATTATTCTGATGATGGTACAATGTCTTTGAGAAAGATTGGGGTCAATGTTGATGATCAATCAACACCTGCTGGAGTGCAAAGacattatttttgctttttatgatcaaaatcaaaaaatggGTCTTATTAAGTGCAATaatatgcaaatgtgtttgGATAGGGGACAGGAGCTTCAAattgccatggaaaatacaaagaaGTAAATGAGTGATTGAAACCTGGTGGTTCTAAATGTGCATTAAGGGGTGCTCAGTGCAATTTTCCGGGTGTCTGCACTATGCAGAAAGTTTGAGCAGTGTATGTATCATGTATTATATATTAGTGTATTGTGTTCTTAGATATACAGTATGATACTCATCTTTTTAACTTCAGAGTACTTCAGTGGAGGGCTGCTGGGTGAGTGGGGCTACTAATCCCCTAAACATACTTAGTCCCATCTGCAGACCAACACCACAAGTGAGGCAACTTCTCAGTGTCCACATGCCATCTCTTAATACAGGATATTGGA
This sequence is a window from Echeneis naucrates chromosome 12, fEcheNa1.1, whole genome shotgun sequence. Protein-coding genes within it:
- the LOC115052272 gene encoding cell wall protein DAN4-like, whose amino-acid sequence is MMRVSLSNLITCLLLSHAFTAETEATPSSSPFSTQGDPGKTTKIGSTNVGTGTTQTPTTTTGTSPVTPPTNTNGTSPVTPPTNANSTSPGTSPTNTTDTSPVTSPTTTGTSPGTTTTNTTGTSADTTTSGSPVTPPTNTTDTSPVTSPTTTGTSPGTTTTNTTGTSADTTTSTSPVTPPTNTNGTSPGTSPTNTIGTSADTTTTNTNGTSPDSTTGASPVTSPTTTGTSPGTTTTNTNGTSPDSTTGASPVTSPTTTGTSPGTTTTNTNGTSPDSTTGASPGTAHITISGPPATQTQSSTLDKQEHKSKALSSEGIAAIIILFIVIAVVVLGGLYFYKIRRRAYGPLMDRDFTTFENFSNPMYDN